In Candidatus Flexicrinis affinis, the following are encoded in one genomic region:
- a CDS encoding cob(I)yrinic acid a,c-diamide adenosyltransferase gives MKIYTKTGDDGYTSLFAGGRVSKAHLRVEAYGTVDELNSVIGVARTCSPQAEVGQALVAAQNTLFHLGADLATPLDAQPAWVVRITDEVVTALERDIDAMTERLPELTQFILPGGTAAAAQLHVARTVCRRAERLTVALSDNEPVNAAAAVYLNRLSDWLFTLARLENMLAGVPDVVWSSRE, from the coding sequence ATGAAGATCTACACAAAGACCGGCGACGATGGCTATACCAGCCTATTCGCAGGAGGACGCGTGAGCAAGGCGCATTTGCGCGTGGAGGCGTACGGGACGGTGGACGAGTTGAATTCGGTGATCGGCGTGGCGCGCACGTGCAGCCCGCAGGCCGAGGTTGGGCAAGCGTTGGTCGCCGCGCAGAATACGCTGTTCCACCTCGGCGCCGACCTCGCGACGCCGCTCGACGCCCAACCGGCGTGGGTCGTGCGCATCACGGACGAGGTCGTGACGGCGTTGGAGCGCGACATCGACGCGATGACCGAGCGCCTGCCCGAGCTGACGCAGTTCATCCTGCCCGGAGGCACCGCCGCCGCCGCCCAACTGCACGTCGCGCGGACGGTGTGCCGTCGCGCCGAACGCCTGACTGTCGCGTTGTCGGACAACGAACCCGTCAACGCCGCCGCCGCGGTTTACCTCAACCGCCTGTCGGATTGGCTGTTTACGCTGGCCCGCCTCGAGAATATGCTCGCCGGCGTGCCCGATGTCGTCTGGTCATCGCGGGAATAG